In the genome of Pongo pygmaeus isolate AG05252 chromosome 9, NHGRI_mPonPyg2-v2.0_pri, whole genome shotgun sequence, one region contains:
- the GPHA2 gene encoding glycoprotein hormone alpha-2, protein MLANKSLESQHQAGDQQEAQENSKPLCSWASEVMPMACPQTLVLCLLVLAVTEAWGQEAVIPGCHLHPFNVTVRSDRQGTCQGSHVAQACVGHCESSAFPSRYSVLVASGYRHNITSVSQCCTISGLKKVKVQLQCVGSRREEIEIFTARACQCDMCRLSRY, encoded by the exons ATGCTGGCAAATAAAAGCCTGGAGAGCCAGCACCAAGCTGGAGACCAGCAGGAGGCACAGGAAAACAGCAAGCCGCTCTGTTCCTGGGCCTCGGAAGTG ATGCCTATGGCGTGCCCTCAAACCCTGGTCCTGTGTCTGCTGGTCCTGGCAGTCACTGAAGCCTGGGGCCAGGAGGCAGTCATCCCAGGCTGCCACTTGCACC CCTTCAATGTGACAGTGCGAAGTGACCGCCAAGGCACCTGCCAGGGCTCCCACGTGGCACAGGCCTGTGTGGGCCACTGTGAGTCCAGCGCCTTCCCTTCTCGGTACTCTGTGCTGGTGGCCAGTGGTTACCGACACAATATCACCTCCGTCTCTCAGTGCTGCACCATCAGTGGCCTGAAGAAG GTCAAAGTACAGCTGCAGTGTGTGGGGAGCCGGAGGGAGGAGATCGAGATCTTCACGGCCAGGGCCTGCCAGTGTGACATGTGTCGCCTCTCTCGCTACTAG
- the PPP2R5B gene encoding serine/threonine-protein phosphatase 2A 56 kDa regulatory subunit beta isoform translates to METKLPPASTPTSPSSPGLSPVPPPDKVDGFSRRSLRRARPRRSHSSSQFRYQSNQQELTPLPLLKDVPASELHELLSRKLAQCGVMFDFLDCVADLKGKEVKRAALNELVECVGSTRGVLIEPVYPDIIRMISVNIFRTLPPSENPEFDPEEDEPNLEPSWPHLQLVYEFFLRFLESPDFQPSVAKRYVDQKFVLMLLELFDSEDPREREYLKTILHRVYGKFLGLRAYIRKQCNHIFLRFIYEFEHFNGVAELLEILGSIINGFALPLKTEHKQFLVRVLIPLHSVKSLSVFHAQLAYCVVQFLEKDATLTEHVIRGLLKYWPKTCTQKEVMFLGEMEEILDVIEPSQFVKIQEPLFKQVARCVSSPHFQVAERALYFWNNEYILSLIEDNCHTVLPAVFGTLYQVSKEHWNQTIVSLIYNVLKTFMEMNGKLFDELTASYKLEKQQEQQKAQERQELWQGLEELRLRRLQGTQGAKEAPLQRLTPQVAANGGQS, encoded by the exons ATGGAGACCAAGCTGCCCCCTGCAAGCACCCCCACTAGCCCCTCCTCCCCTGGGCTGTCGCCTGTGCCCCCACCAGACAAGGTGGACGGCTTCTCCCGCCGTTCCCTCCGCAGAGCCCGGCCCCGCCGCTCCCACAGCTCCTCTCAGTTCCGCTATCAGAGCAACCAGCAGGAGCTCACACCGCTGCCCCTGCTCAAAG ATGTGCCGGCTTCCGAGCTGCACGAGCTGCTGAGCCGGAAGCTGGCCCAGTGTGGGGTGATGTTTGACTTCTTGGACTGTGTGGCCGACCTCAAGGGGAAGGAGGTGAAGCGGGCAGCCCTCAACGAGCTGGTGGAGTGTGTGGGGAGCACCCGGGGTGTCCTCATCGAGCCCGTCTACCCAGACATCATCCGCATG ATCTCAGTGAATATCTTCCGGACTCTGCCGCCCAGTGAGAACCCTGAATTTGACCCTGAAGAGGATGAGCCCAACCTTGAGCCTTCGTGGCCACACCTGCAG CTGGTATATGAGTTTTTCCTGCGTTTCTTGGAGAGCCCAGACTTCCAGCCCTCCGTGGCCAAGAGATATGTGGATCAAAAGTTTGTCCTGATG CTCCTGGAGCTGTTTGATAGCGAGGACCCCCGGGAGCGTGAGTACCTCAAGACCATCCTGCACCGGGTCTATGGCAAGTTCCTGGGTCTCCGGGCCTACATCCGCAAACAGTGCAACCACATCTTCCTCCG GTTCATCTATGAATTCGAGCACTTCAATGGTGTGGCTGAGCTGCTGGAGATCCTAGGAAG CATCATCAATGGCTTTGCGCTGCCCCTGAAGACGGAGCACAAGCAGTTCCTGGTTCGCGTCCTGATCCCCCTGCACTCTGTCAAGTCGCTGTCTGTCTTCCATGCCCAG CTGGCATACTGTGTGGTGCAGTTCCTGGAGAAGGATGCCACTCTGACAGAGCAC GTGATCCGGGGGCTGCTCAAATACTGGCCAAAAACCTGCACCCAGAAGGAG GTGATGTTTCTGGGGGAGATGGAAGAGATTCTTGATGTCATCGAGCCCTCCCAGTTTGTGAAGATCCAGGAGCCCCTTTTTAAGCAGGTGGCTCGCTGTGTTTCCAGCCCCCATTTCCAG GTTGCAGAGCGGGCTCTGTATTTCTGGAACAATGAGTATATCCTAAGCCTCATTGAGGACAACTGCCACACTGTGCTGCCTGCTGTGTTTGGGACCCTCTACCAAGTCTCCAAGGAGCACTGGAACCA AACCATCGTATCACTGATCTACAATGTGCTCAAGACCTTCATGGAGATGAATGGGAAACTGTTTGATGAGCTCACAGCCTCCTACAAGCTGGAAAAGCAGCA GGAGCAGCAGAAGGCCCAGGAGCGTCAGGAGTTATGGCAAGGTCTGGAAGAGCTGCGGCTACGCCGGCTACAGGGAACCCAGGGGGCCAAGGAGGCCCCCCTCCAGCGGCTTACACCCCAGGTGGCCGCCAATGGTGGTCAGAGCTAG